GCTCGCCGCACTCGGCATCCAGATCATCGGCGCGCCCGAGCACGAGGCCGACGACGTGATCGGAACGCTCGCGACTACGGCGACCCTCCCCGTCGACGTCGTGACCGGCGACCGCGACCTCTTCCAGCTCGTCGACGACGCTCGCGACGTGCGGGTCGTCTACACCGCGCGCGGTATGAGCAACCTCGAGGTCGTCACCGACGAGGTCGTGGTCAAGAAGTACGGCGTCCTGCCGACCCAGTACGCCGACTTCGCCACGATGCGCGGCGACTCGTCCGACGGGCTCCCCGGCGTCGCGGGCATCGGCGAGAAGTCCGCCGCGACGCTCCTCGCCGCGCACGGCGACCTGGCCGGGATCATCGCGGCGGCCGAAGCGGGCCAGGGGATGTCCGCAGGCGTCGCCGCCAAGATCACGAACGCCCTCCCCTACCTCGCCGTCGCACCGACCGTCGTCGAGGTCGTGAAGAACCTCGACCTCCCCGCGGTCGACTCGCGCCTCCGACCGCTCGATGAGAAGCAGAAGACGGATGCCGCGGCCCTCGCCGAGCGCTGGGCGATCGGATCCGCCATGACGCGGATCGTCGACGCGCTCGACGCCGTCGGCACCGGCGCCGCCGAGGCGACCGCCTGACGTGCTCCCGCGGGAGTACGCGGGACCACTCCGTCCGCGCGACGAAGGCCGAGGGGGTCCGGCGTACCATCGTGCGCATGCCGGAACGCGCGTGGGACGAGTTCGAACCGCGCTTCCGGCCCCCGCCCGGGGTCACGCTGTGGCTTCCCGTCGTCCTCTCGTTCGTGATCCAGGTGCCCGCGGCGATCGCGGTGTCGGCGTGGCAGCGCGTACCCGCTCCCTACGGGGCCATCAGCGTTGCACTGGCCGCAGCATCCGCCCTCGCCCTCATCGGAGCACGGCGCTGGCCCGGACCCACCGTCGCCCTCGTCGCCGCGCTCACGACCGTCGACCTCTTCGTGCCGCCCGACGTCGGCCCGATTCTCGTCGCACTCGCCTTCGGGATCATCGGCGCCGTGGTCCGGGGCGCGCGGCTGTGGGCGCTGTTCTCGGTCGGCGCCGCCTGGCTTCTCGCGGTCACGGCGAGCGGTCTGATCGGGATGTCGTGGCATCCATTCCGCATCGCCCTTGCGACCCTTGCGCTCGGCCTCTTCTTCGCGATCGGCGAGGGGATCCGCCTGCGCCTCTCACGCGGGGCCGAGCGCCGCGCACAGCTCGCGGAGCGCCAGCGCACCGTCGAACAGGAGGAGCGATCGCGCATCGCGCGCGAGCTGCACGACGTGCTGGCGCATTCGCTGAGCCAGATCTCGGTGCAGTCCGGCATGGGCTTGCACCTCTTCGACCGCGAGCCCGAACGCGCGCGGGAGGCGCTCGCGAACATCCGCGAGCTCAGTGCGGCGGGGCTCGACGAGGTGCGCGGCGTGCTCTCCTTCCTCCGCGGCGATGAGTCCGGGTCACCGCAGACCGCACCGCTCACGCCCCAGCCGCAGCTGGCCGAACTCCCCCGCCTGGTCGAGCAGCGCACCGCCCTCGGCCTGGTCGTCCGGCTCGACGACCGGCTCGAGGGCGACCGCCCCGCGGGTGCGATCCAGACCACCGCCTACCGCATCGCACAGGAGGCTCTCACGAACGTCGTCCGGCACTCGGCGGCCTCGAACGCCACCGTCACGCTCGAGCGCGCGGGCGACGTCCTCGTCGTCAGCATCGTCGATGACGGCTCGGGGCGCGCGCCGGATGCGGCGGAGGGCGGCGGCATCCGCGGCATGCGCGAGCGCGCGGCACTCGCCGGCGGGAGCCTGCACGTTCATCAGGGAGAGCCGTCCGGCACCGTCGTCGAAGCGCGCCTGCCCTGGGCGGGCCCGCGATGATCCGCGTCGCGATCGCCGACGACCACCAGCTCGTACGAGCGGGATTCCGGGCGCTGCTGAACTCGGAGCCCGACATCGAGGTCGTGGTCGAGGCATCCGGCGGTCACGAGCTGCTGCGCGCCCTCGCGACGCAACCCGTCGACGTGGCCCTGCTCGACATCCGCATGCCCGACGGTGACGGACTCTGGACGACGGAGCAGATCGCCGCAGACCCCGCGCTCACGCACGTCAGGGTCGTGATCGTCACGACGTTCGAGCTCGACGAGTACGTCGCCCGGGCGATCCGCGCCGGCGCGAGCGGCTTCCTCGTGAAGGACACCGAGCCCGTGGACCTGATCCGCGCCGTGCGTGTCGTCGCGGAGGGTGAAGCGCTCCTCTCGCCGAGCGTCACGCGACGCCTTCTCGAACGGGCGGCGGACGGATTGAAGGATGCCCCGGCCGCGCGTGCTCTCGCCGGGCTGACCGAGCGCGAGGCCGAAGTGCTCGCCCTCGTCGCCCAGGGCCTCACGAACGAGGAGATCGCCGCGCGGCTTTTCATCTCGCCGCTCACGGCGAAGACCCACGTGTCTCGCATCATGCAGAAGCTCCACGCCCGCGATCGCGTGCAGCTCGTCGTGCTCGCCTACGAGGCGGGCATCATCCGACCGGGGTGGAACGCCGGCTGACGTACTCCGGCCGGAGCACGGCGATTGCCTTCCGGCGTCGGATTCGCCGGGAACCGCCCACGGCTTGACTCGAAGGGCCGGCAGAGTGCCGGCGTGTCATCCGAGAGGATCCCTCATGTCCGCAACGCTTGCCGCCGCCATGGCAGCTGTGCCCGCCCACTTCGCCGGCCCGTGGGGGTTCGGCTGGTGGTTCCTGCTGATCCCGTTCTTCTGGATCCTCGTCTTCGTCCTGATCTTCTCGATCTTCGGTCGGCGCTGGCGCCGGGGCGCGGCCGAGAACGGCTACGGGCCGTACGGTCGCCGCAACCCGGCCCGCCAGGCGGAGGCGACGCTCGCCGAGCGCTTCGCGAAGGGCGACATCGACGAGGTCGAGTACCGCGCGCGCCTCGAGGTGCTCCGGATCAACGCCGACGACTGACCG
This genomic interval from Microbacterium sp. 4R-513 contains the following:
- a CDS encoding response regulator transcription factor; translation: MIRVAIADDHQLVRAGFRALLNSEPDIEVVVEASGGHELLRALATQPVDVALLDIRMPDGDGLWTTEQIAADPALTHVRVVIVTTFELDEYVARAIRAGASGFLVKDTEPVDLIRAVRVVAEGEALLSPSVTRRLLERAADGLKDAPAARALAGLTEREAEVLALVAQGLTNEEIAARLFISPLTAKTHVSRIMQKLHARDRVQLVVLAYEAGIIRPGWNAG
- a CDS encoding 5'-3' exonuclease, whose product is MPDRLMLLDSASLYFRAFYGVPDTVKAPDGTPVNAVRGFLDIITKLVTLYQPTHLIACWDDDWRPQWRVELIPSYKTHRVAEVVEVGPDIEVVPDPLEVQVPIIRETLAALGIQIIGAPEHEADDVIGTLATTATLPVDVVTGDRDLFQLVDDARDVRVVYTARGMSNLEVVTDEVVVKKYGVLPTQYADFATMRGDSSDGLPGVAGIGEKSAATLLAAHGDLAGIIAAAEAGQGMSAGVAAKITNALPYLAVAPTVVEVVKNLDLPAVDSRLRPLDEKQKTDAAALAERWAIGSAMTRIVDALDAVGTGAAEATA
- a CDS encoding sensor histidine kinase; the encoded protein is MPERAWDEFEPRFRPPPGVTLWLPVVLSFVIQVPAAIAVSAWQRVPAPYGAISVALAAASALALIGARRWPGPTVALVAALTTVDLFVPPDVGPILVALAFGIIGAVVRGARLWALFSVGAAWLLAVTASGLIGMSWHPFRIALATLALGLFFAIGEGIRLRLSRGAERRAQLAERQRTVEQEERSRIARELHDVLAHSLSQISVQSGMGLHLFDREPERAREALANIRELSAAGLDEVRGVLSFLRGDESGSPQTAPLTPQPQLAELPRLVEQRTALGLVVRLDDRLEGDRPAGAIQTTAYRIAQEALTNVVRHSAASNATVTLERAGDVLVVSIVDDGSGRAPDAAEGGGIRGMRERAALAGGSLHVHQGEPSGTVVEARLPWAGPR